The following coding sequences lie in one Leptospira inadai serovar Lyme str. 10 genomic window:
- a CDS encoding MarR family winged helix-turn-helix transcriptional regulator, with protein MGSHFKGKPRDVKILDAYIKLGRCTDSIRSMEDKVLSQFGLTSGQFGCLETLHHLGPMCQKAIGQKIFSCEGNITQIVDNLEKRGLVQRVRSEEDRRYFIVNLTDSGKELISKVFPSYLEHLKDRMSPLSDDDLKQLGQICKTVGLRDL; from the coding sequence ATGGGAAGTCATTTCAAAGGAAAGCCAAGAGACGTCAAAATCCTGGATGCGTACATCAAGTTAGGCCGTTGCACCGATTCGATACGCTCTATGGAGGATAAAGTTTTGAGTCAGTTCGGCTTGACAAGCGGTCAATTCGGCTGTTTGGAAACCCTGCATCACCTCGGTCCGATGTGTCAGAAAGCAATCGGGCAAAAGATTTTTTCCTGCGAAGGTAATATCACTCAAATCGTGGATAATCTCGAAAAAAGAGGCCTCGTCCAACGAGTTAGAAGTGAGGAAGACAGAAGATATTTCATCGTCAACCTAACCGACTCCGGAAAAGAACTCATCAGCAAGGTTTTCCCTTCTTACCTTGAGCACCTTAAAGACCGAATGTCTCCTCTTTCCGATGATGATTTAAAACAACTGGGACAAATCTGTAAGACCGTGGGTCTTCGGGATCTGTAA
- a CDS encoding DoxX family protein produces the protein MIERILKTDKDITSFILRIVLAVVFFPHGAQKVLGWFGGHGFSGTLGLFTAQGTPTLFVLLLLAAEFLGPIGLALGLFTRIAAAGIAVAMTVALLVHIPHGFFINWAGNQQGEGIEFHLLAIAISIVLLIKGSGWASVDGIIADEK, from the coding sequence ATGATCGAAAGAATTCTCAAAACTGATAAGGACATAACGTCTTTTATTCTGCGAATTGTGTTGGCCGTCGTGTTTTTTCCGCACGGAGCGCAAAAAGTATTGGGTTGGTTCGGAGGCCACGGATTTTCGGGAACACTAGGCCTCTTTACTGCACAGGGAACTCCGACGTTATTCGTTCTTCTTCTACTCGCGGCGGAATTTCTCGGTCCCATCGGCCTTGCACTCGGCCTATTCACTAGAATAGCCGCAGCAGGCATTGCGGTCGCGATGACTGTCGCTCTATTGGTCCATATTCCTCACGGATTTTTTATTAACTGGGCGGGAAACCAACAGGGTGAAGGTATAGAATTCCATCTCCTTGCGATTGCAATCTCGATCGTTCTTCTAATCAAAGGATCCGGTTGGGCATCAGTAGACGGTATTATCGCGGACGAAAAATAA
- a CDS encoding sensor histidine kinase produces MKRRKKYGALNWIRRSVSNYVAPDESIRDGLPFWRESVLSSMILAMTVLGTIAYIPSTLLAFEETRTSVIFINTFAMLLLYILFFGKKLPFPLRSCGVLFLNFLLGASLLIALGPEGGGMIWLFPFPVLTGVLFGIIPCLLALFGNFLAVLTTAIALSQFQLTWSMPQDRFFVVGFNFLISNAIVCLTVTVLMLGLQRNIERKNNLLENLKKRRSQIVRSKNHLESEIIQRGNVEKRLAEHLKEKEILLQEIHHRVKNNLQIVSGMLNLQNLYTQDTQAIEVLEKAQDRIRAMALIHDHLYQQGKFSTVFMNKYLESLINHLIVSQAPPGNRIRFETEWEQILIPMEKAIPCGLIVNELISNALKHAFPDGRKGTITVRLEERQDGLALCVKDDGVGLPKNSSAFLFLSEGRMPIADGDKRDSLGLMIIQSLAGQLKAKLQLEPFEGTSIRLEFSRF; encoded by the coding sequence ATGAAGCGAAGAAAGAAGTATGGCGCTTTGAACTGGATCCGACGATCCGTTTCGAATTATGTAGCTCCAGACGAATCGATTCGGGACGGTTTACCTTTTTGGCGGGAATCGGTTCTTTCTTCCATGATTTTAGCGATGACCGTATTGGGAACGATCGCGTACATTCCGAGCACGTTATTGGCTTTTGAGGAAACGCGAACTTCCGTTATTTTCATAAATACCTTCGCAATGCTCTTGCTTTATATTTTATTCTTCGGAAAAAAACTACCGTTTCCGTTACGTTCTTGCGGAGTACTATTCTTAAATTTCCTTTTGGGAGCTTCCCTTCTCATCGCACTCGGACCGGAAGGAGGAGGAATGATATGGCTATTCCCTTTTCCGGTTCTTACGGGGGTTTTGTTCGGCATCATCCCCTGCCTCCTCGCCCTATTCGGAAATTTTTTAGCGGTTCTAACCACCGCGATCGCGCTATCGCAATTTCAACTAACGTGGTCGATGCCTCAGGATAGATTCTTCGTCGTCGGGTTTAACTTCCTGATCTCGAATGCGATCGTCTGCCTTACGGTTACCGTTTTAATGCTGGGATTACAACGAAATATCGAAAGGAAAAATAATCTATTGGAGAATTTGAAGAAAAGACGTTCTCAAATCGTTCGATCCAAGAATCATCTGGAATCGGAGATAATCCAAAGAGGGAACGTCGAAAAGCGATTAGCGGAACACTTGAAGGAAAAAGAAATACTTTTGCAGGAAATCCATCACCGAGTGAAAAATAATCTTCAAATCGTTTCCGGAATGCTAAACCTTCAAAACTTATATACCCAGGATACGCAAGCTATCGAAGTCTTGGAAAAGGCCCAGGATAGAATTCGGGCCATGGCTCTGATCCATGATCATCTTTACCAACAAGGCAAATTCTCCACCGTGTTCATGAATAAATATCTGGAATCTTTAATAAACCATCTGATCGTTTCCCAAGCTCCTCCCGGAAATCGAATCCGATTCGAAACGGAATGGGAACAAATCCTGATTCCGATGGAAAAAGCGATCCCTTGCGGACTTATAGTCAACGAGCTCATTTCCAATGCGCTTAAACACGCATTTCCCGACGGACGTAAAGGTACGATCACCGTTCGGCTGGAAGAGCGTCAGGACGGATTGGCTCTTTGCGTCAAGGACGACGGGGTCGGCCTACCGAAAAACTCCTCCGCGTTTTTATTTTTGTCCGAAGGAAGAATGCCGATCGCGGACGGAGATAAGCGCGATTCGTTAGGACTGATGATCATTCAGTCTTTAGCAGGACAGCTTAAGGCGAAACTTCAACTGGAGCCTTTTGAGGGGACTTCGATCAGGCTCGAATTTTCCAGGTTTTGA
- a CDS encoding GNAT family N-acetyltransferase has product MNVVKHDEQAHTFVLIQDGFEAHLDYNEIGKEVWNLTHTFVPGSLRGKGLASVLVKTALDAARKSGKKIIPSCSYVETYLKRNPDYSDLISE; this is encoded by the coding sequence ATGAACGTAGTAAAACACGACGAACAGGCCCATACCTTCGTATTGATTCAAGACGGTTTCGAGGCGCATCTGGATTATAATGAAATCGGAAAGGAAGTCTGGAATCTGACCCACACTTTCGTACCCGGTAGTTTGCGCGGAAAAGGATTGGCATCCGTTTTAGTAAAGACCGCTTTAGACGCCGCAAGAAAGTCCGGGAAAAAAATCATTCCCTCTTGTTCCTATGTGGAAACTTATCTGAAACGAAATCCGGATTATTCCGATTTAATAAGCGAATGA
- a CDS encoding VOC family protein: MIHHIAIATDRIDLLKSFYGSLPGIEFEKDHLFSDGSIRSSWFRSGEALIMIEREEFRKGPQALVFRANSSDNKKLIEKQFGDRIESRTEYTIYLRDPDGNRIGFSSYPNPWNA, encoded by the coding sequence ATGATCCATCATATAGCGATCGCAACGGATCGCATAGATTTATTAAAATCCTTTTACGGTAGCCTGCCGGGTATAGAATTCGAAAAAGATCATTTGTTTTCGGACGGATCTATCCGATCCAGCTGGTTTCGATCCGGAGAAGCGTTGATCATGATCGAGCGGGAAGAATTTCGAAAAGGACCCCAAGCCTTGGTCTTTCGCGCAAATTCTTCCGATAACAAGAAGTTGATCGAAAAGCAATTCGGAGACAGGATCGAATCCCGGACGGAGTACACGATTTACCTACGAGACCCCGACGGCAACCGAATCGGATTCAGTTCCTACCCGAATCCTTGGAATGCGTGA
- a CDS encoding NAD(P)/FAD-dependent oxidoreductase, translated as MPTLIEAKKIAVIGGGAAGFFGAIQSRLLSDGHCEVTLLEKSPNVLSKVRISGGGRCNVTHACFDPEELAKRYPRGGKELRHAFESFQPKDTIDWFEHRGVRLKTEADGRMFPITDDSGTIVDCLLQEAKRNGVTIRTKVPVLGIYPRENESKNRFLVKWEGGEEEFDKVLLASGSSRKAWDWAKNMGHTIETPAPSLFTFEISDFLIEGLQGLSLPEVEVTLPDFKLKQRGPILITHWGLSGPSVLKLSAWAARELADCEYRTALLVDWIPDRSREEIREILKTLKQKNPSRKPSAHPEFHFASRFWERIWEKVGDKRWSEISSKEMHEVEETLKRSVLQIEGKGAFKEEFVTCGGIRRKEVNFKTMESRLVPGLHFAGEVLDIDGITGGFNFQNAWTTSYLAAKGMVS; from the coding sequence TTGCCGACCTTGATAGAGGCTAAGAAAATTGCGGTCATCGGCGGTGGAGCGGCGGGCTTTTTCGGCGCGATTCAAAGCCGTCTGCTTTCGGACGGTCATTGCGAAGTAACCTTGCTCGAAAAATCGCCGAATGTCTTATCAAAAGTAAGAATTTCCGGAGGAGGAAGATGCAACGTTACGCACGCCTGCTTCGATCCGGAAGAATTAGCAAAACGTTATCCTCGAGGCGGAAAGGAATTGCGACACGCGTTCGAAAGTTTTCAACCGAAGGATACGATCGATTGGTTCGAACATCGAGGCGTTCGTCTGAAGACGGAGGCCGACGGCAGAATGTTTCCGATCACGGACGATTCTGGAACGATCGTGGATTGCTTATTGCAGGAAGCGAAACGGAACGGAGTTACGATTCGAACTAAAGTTCCGGTTTTGGGAATATATCCTCGCGAGAACGAATCGAAAAATAGGTTTCTCGTAAAATGGGAAGGCGGAGAAGAGGAGTTTGATAAAGTCCTGCTGGCATCGGGCTCTTCGCGAAAAGCTTGGGATTGGGCCAAAAATATGGGCCATACTATCGAAACACCGGCCCCGTCCCTATTCACATTCGAAATTTCTGATTTTCTAATAGAAGGATTGCAAGGATTGTCTCTTCCCGAAGTGGAGGTCACTCTGCCCGATTTTAAATTGAAACAAAGAGGGCCGATATTGATCACTCATTGGGGATTAAGCGGACCCTCCGTCCTAAAACTTTCCGCCTGGGCGGCGCGGGAACTCGCCGACTGCGAATATAGAACCGCTTTACTCGTGGATTGGATACCGGATCGATCTAGGGAAGAGATTCGGGAAATATTGAAAACATTGAAACAAAAAAATCCTTCGCGTAAACCTTCCGCTCATCCTGAATTCCATTTTGCTTCGAGGTTTTGGGAAAGAATTTGGGAGAAAGTCGGAGACAAGCGCTGGTCCGAAATTTCGTCCAAGGAAATGCACGAGGTGGAGGAAACTCTGAAAAGAAGCGTGTTGCAAATCGAAGGCAAGGGGGCCTTCAAGGAAGAATTCGTGACTTGCGGGGGAATTCGGCGCAAAGAGGTGAACTTCAAAACGATGGAAAGTCGTCTGGTTCCAGGACTTCATTTTGCCGGGGAGGTCCTGGATATCGACGGAATCACCGGAGGATTCAATTTTCAGAATGCTTGGACGACTTCGTATCTTGCGGCTAAAGGAATGGTTTCTTAA
- a CDS encoding pirin family protein codes for MGFRRIIGTRMAEKTLEGGGFPVRRPFPVSGFSYWDPFLLLDEMGPIVYGPGEAIGAPDHPHRGFETVTYLLSGEMEHKDSWGHAGRLNAGGIQWMTAGAGLIHSELPSEEFRKKGGRMHGFQIWVNLPKERKLISPRYQEVNSEELPIVEKDGVWAKVIAGDLWGTSAVIQTQTPIVFFHLKLSPGSWAEIQIPNGFTALAYPFVGSGTVIDSEAETEVEEGETIYYGNEMGAIALRAPQDFEWEVLILGGVPIQEPVARYGPFVMNTSTEIQEAFEDYSAGKMGEIPAQD; via the coding sequence ATGGGTTTTAGACGAATTATTGGGACGAGAATGGCGGAAAAAACGCTGGAGGGAGGAGGGTTTCCGGTGCGAAGGCCGTTCCCGGTTTCCGGTTTTTCCTACTGGGATCCATTTTTACTTTTGGACGAAATGGGACCGATCGTATACGGACCGGGCGAGGCGATCGGGGCTCCGGACCATCCGCATAGAGGATTTGAAACGGTAACCTATCTTCTTTCCGGGGAAATGGAACATAAGGATTCATGGGGTCATGCGGGAAGACTCAATGCGGGAGGAATCCAATGGATGACGGCCGGTGCAGGATTAATCCATTCCGAACTTCCTTCGGAGGAATTCCGGAAAAAAGGCGGTAGAATGCACGGGTTTCAAATCTGGGTGAATCTTCCGAAAGAAAGAAAATTAATATCTCCTCGATACCAGGAAGTAAATTCAGAAGAACTACCGATCGTGGAAAAGGACGGAGTGTGGGCCAAAGTTATCGCGGGAGATTTATGGGGGACCTCCGCAGTCATACAAACCCAAACACCTATCGTATTTTTTCATTTAAAGCTTTCTCCCGGATCGTGGGCGGAAATACAAATTCCGAACGGTTTTACCGCTTTGGCATATCCTTTCGTCGGCTCGGGAACGGTGATCGATTCGGAAGCCGAAACGGAAGTCGAGGAAGGGGAAACGATATATTACGGAAACGAGATGGGAGCGATTGCATTACGAGCTCCTCAGGATTTCGAATGGGAGGTTCTCATCCTTGGTGGAGTTCCTATCCAAGAGCCCGTCGCTCGTTACGGTCCGTTTGTGATGAATACGTCGACCGAAATCCAAGAGGCTTTTGAAGATTATTCCGCCGGAAAAATGGGCGAAATTCCCGCCCAAGACTAG
- a CDS encoding LIC13081 family protein, whose product MLTTTIAFTVPSPLAKAFNYVSDLENLPEWDSYILECKRVPGTNRYELKVGIGFWKLASYYNLEEEKYPTRIVITKENRFLQLRDTYSFYPDPKGTDTDTKIVFTNRFRLKRLGCLLNVWLHRKIRNQICKDMRSLQETLSQGKMIRSRSFQVIKS is encoded by the coding sequence ATGCTTACGACCACGATCGCGTTCACAGTCCCGTCCCCTCTCGCTAAAGCCTTTAACTATGTATCCGACCTGGAGAATTTACCGGAGTGGGACAGTTATATTCTAGAGTGCAAAAGAGTCCCGGGAACGAATCGGTATGAACTCAAAGTGGGAATCGGTTTTTGGAAACTCGCGTCCTACTATAATTTGGAAGAAGAAAAATATCCGACGAGAATTGTGATAACTAAGGAAAATCGTTTTTTACAGCTTCGAGATACGTATTCGTTTTATCCCGATCCTAAAGGAACCGATACGGACACTAAAATCGTTTTTACGAATCGATTTAGACTGAAGAGACTCGGTTGCCTCTTGAACGTTTGGCTGCATCGAAAGATTCGAAATCAAATATGTAAGGATATGAGAAGTCTTCAAGAGACTTTATCGCAAGGAAAGATGATACGATCTAGGAGCTTTCAAGTCATCAAGAGTTAG
- a CDS encoding response regulator: METPRPYSVAPEPKNESARLRELDRYKVLDTPPEKKYDEITKAASLICSAPIALISLIDANRQWFKSKTGLDVSETPRDISFCQFAIQGQEILIVKDTSSDERFQKNPQVSGAPFIKFYAGAPLLTPSGIAVGTLCVLDTVPRGLDSKQLEALRALADSVVAYMELEANNRELIHAQAITLDLQKAREQFFVNMNHEFRTPVHGILGMVDLLHQTETNQIQSEYLDSVKESGEHLIRLINDVIDFSKAESGALVLSSIEFDLIELLNEIGIAATKEAKKKKLIFSLNLPKDFERLEVRSDAGRIRQVISNMISNALKFTEHGKIDFSLENLSISETNVQGTLRFQDTGIGISQERIPDLFEAFSQLDSSTSRKYGGTGLGLALSKKICDALGWTISVESRVGEGSKFLLEIVLPKASVADVSVTTRPKSNLPGTLDFSGYSTLTILVAEDNPVNQKLIRKMLEKMGLSCEVVSNGLEALAFWEKKEIDLLLLDIQMPELSGLDTARILKLKPTSRKIPWIVAVTAHDSPEDREQCAKAGIDDYLGKPFRMEDLAEKIQQYLRTAYLTFPS, encoded by the coding sequence ATGGAAACACCTCGTCCTTATTCAGTAGCGCCCGAGCCGAAGAACGAATCGGCCAGGCTTCGTGAGCTGGATAGATATAAGGTCTTGGACACTCCGCCGGAAAAAAAATACGATGAAATCACTAAGGCGGCTTCGCTTATTTGCAGCGCTCCGATCGCTCTTATTTCCTTGATCGATGCGAATCGACAATGGTTTAAGTCGAAGACCGGATTGGATGTGTCCGAAACCCCCCGGGATATTTCGTTCTGTCAATTCGCGATTCAAGGCCAGGAAATTCTGATCGTAAAGGACACTAGCAGTGATGAAAGATTTCAAAAGAATCCCCAAGTCTCAGGAGCTCCTTTCATAAAATTTTACGCGGGTGCGCCTCTTTTGACTCCGTCCGGGATCGCAGTGGGAACGCTTTGCGTACTCGATACGGTTCCGCGAGGCCTGGATTCGAAACAACTAGAGGCTTTGAGAGCCCTGGCGGATTCGGTCGTCGCTTATATGGAACTGGAGGCGAATAATAGGGAACTCATTCATGCTCAGGCGATAACTCTGGATCTACAAAAAGCCAGGGAACAATTTTTCGTGAATATGAACCACGAATTCAGAACTCCGGTGCACGGCATTCTGGGCATGGTCGATTTACTCCATCAGACCGAAACGAATCAGATACAATCGGAATATTTGGATTCGGTGAAGGAGAGCGGAGAGCATTTAATTAGATTAATAAACGACGTTATCGATTTTAGTAAGGCGGAATCGGGAGCTCTCGTGCTCAGCTCAATCGAATTTGACTTAATCGAATTATTAAATGAAATAGGAATTGCCGCAACAAAAGAAGCGAAGAAAAAGAAACTCATTTTCTCGTTAAATCTTCCTAAAGACTTCGAACGATTAGAGGTACGATCGGATGCGGGTCGCATACGACAAGTGATTTCCAATATGATATCTAACGCACTCAAATTCACCGAACATGGAAAAATTGATTTCTCGTTGGAAAATCTTTCGATCTCCGAAACGAATGTTCAAGGTACATTACGATTTCAAGATACAGGAATAGGAATCTCCCAGGAAAGGATCCCGGATTTATTCGAAGCGTTCTCGCAATTGGATTCGTCCACTTCGAGAAAATACGGAGGAACGGGTTTAGGGTTGGCGTTGAGTAAAAAAATCTGCGACGCATTGGGATGGACGATAAGCGTCGAAAGTCGCGTGGGGGAAGGTAGCAAATTTCTATTGGAAATCGTATTACCCAAAGCTAGTGTCGCAGACGTTTCCGTTACGACGCGACCGAAATCGAATTTACCCGGCACGTTGGATTTTTCCGGCTATTCGACTCTCACTATCTTAGTCGCCGAAGACAATCCGGTGAACCAGAAGCTGATCCGGAAAATGTTGGAAAAGATGGGATTATCCTGCGAGGTCGTCTCGAACGGACTCGAAGCCCTAGCTTTCTGGGAAAAAAAGGAAATAGATCTCCTCCTACTCGATATTCAAATGCCTGAACTTAGCGGTTTAGATACGGCAAGGATCTTGAAGCTGAAACCCACTTCCCGTAAAATTCCTTGGATCGTTGCAGTAACGGCTCACGATAGTCCGGAAGACAGAGAGCAATGTGCAAAGGCAGGGATAGACGATTACTTGGGAAAGCCGTTTCGTATGGAAGATTTAGCCGAAAAAATTCAACAATACTTGCGAACTGCGTATTTAACTTTCCCAAGTTGA
- a CDS encoding anthranilate synthase component II, giving the protein MRVLLVDHYDSFTYNLFQYLGELLEDELGSRFSLDVFRHDEIEFSKIETMKYDRIVLSPGPGTPKDPKYFGVSAEILLKLDERIPILGVCLGMQGMAFVSGGSVVPASVPMHGKVSEITHDGKGVFADLPETLNVMRYHSLVVDPSGLSDEWMLTAFCGKELMGIRHKHRPLEGIQFHPESFATEGGRRMLSNFLFQRRSK; this is encoded by the coding sequence ATGAGAGTTCTATTGGTGGATCATTACGATTCTTTTACATACAATTTGTTCCAATATTTGGGGGAGCTTTTGGAAGATGAGCTCGGTTCCCGATTTAGTCTGGATGTATTTCGTCATGACGAGATCGAATTTTCAAAAATCGAGACGATGAAATACGATCGTATCGTACTATCCCCCGGCCCGGGAACCCCGAAAGATCCGAAATATTTCGGGGTCTCGGCGGAGATCCTGCTGAAACTCGACGAACGGATTCCTATTCTTGGCGTTTGTTTAGGAATGCAAGGAATGGCATTCGTTTCGGGAGGTTCGGTCGTTCCGGCTTCCGTTCCGATGCACGGCAAAGTGTCCGAAATTACGCACGATGGGAAAGGAGTGTTTGCCGATTTGCCCGAGACTCTGAACGTTATGCGCTATCATTCCTTGGTCGTCGATCCGAGCGGCTTATCGGACGAATGGATGCTCACCGCGTTTTGCGGAAAGGAGTTGATGGGAATCCGCCATAAACATAGGCCTTTAGAGGGGATTCAATTCCATCCGGAATCTTTCGCCACCGAAGGTGGAAGAAGAATGCTTTCGAATTTTCTATTTCAAAGACGAAGTAAATAG
- a CDS encoding anthranilate synthase component I family protein, with amino-acid sequence MRLEIRDLRNQVESLSPRPILKPFPLKEEETNYFFRSLLSESPVAILLESLGPESDNSRYTFISGFPKRTFTAKGNRLDMDGVLLDQGNPYDLLSEIFSPRRSPGLTDFSAGVFHRSFLENTESGGGGLYGFLSYEAVNDMEPGLGLKEHSQFPKFQFAWMEDGILIDRRTGKSRYFHYGSDRYKLFEDIYRKRNVKSNSISLKYLGQSRTKEDHRKMVEEAKEEIRLGNTFQCQIGFKRSYEIRGENMKLYEALRAINPSPFMFYMAFHDKTLLGASPELLFRLKDGVLESFPLAGTIRRGENEKEDRNLAFQLLSDPKEIAEHNMLVDLHRNDLGRVAKFGTVKIRDSFALKKFSHVQHLSTEISGILRSGKDMFSGLASSFPTGTLSGAPKMESMRIIERIENDPRGPYGGAVGRFGFDGNCSFCIPIRSFFRNGEEGLIRASGGVVYDSAAESEYQEILNKMGAVMRAVEEVSK; translated from the coding sequence ATGCGCTTAGAAATACGCGATTTAAGAAACCAGGTGGAATCCTTATCTCCACGACCGATCCTGAAACCGTTTCCGTTAAAAGAAGAGGAAACGAACTATTTTTTCCGCTCATTGCTTTCCGAATCTCCGGTCGCAATTCTTCTCGAGAGTCTGGGACCGGAATCGGACAATTCCAGGTACACGTTCATTTCCGGATTTCCCAAACGAACATTTACGGCAAAAGGAAACCGCTTGGATATGGACGGAGTTCTTTTGGACCAGGGAAATCCCTATGATTTGTTATCGGAAATCTTCTCTCCTCGAAGAAGTCCCGGTTTAACGGATTTTAGCGCGGGGGTATTTCACAGATCTTTTCTGGAAAACACGGAATCAGGAGGAGGAGGTCTTTATGGATTTCTCTCCTACGAAGCGGTAAACGATATGGAACCGGGGCTGGGATTAAAAGAACACTCTCAATTTCCCAAGTTTCAATTCGCTTGGATGGAAGACGGGATTTTGATCGATCGTAGGACGGGGAAGTCGAGATACTTTCATTACGGCAGCGATCGCTACAAACTCTTCGAAGATATCTATAGAAAAAGAAACGTTAAATCAAATTCTATTTCTTTAAAATATTTGGGGCAATCTAGGACTAAGGAGGATCATCGTAAGATGGTGGAAGAGGCAAAGGAGGAAATTCGCCTAGGAAATACGTTCCAATGTCAGATAGGGTTTAAACGATCGTACGAAATTCGAGGGGAGAATATGAAATTGTACGAGGCTTTACGCGCTATTAACCCCTCGCCGTTTATGTTCTACATGGCGTTTCATGACAAAACACTTTTAGGTGCAAGTCCCGAATTACTATTCAGATTGAAGGATGGAGTCTTGGAATCGTTTCCTTTAGCGGGTACGATTCGGAGAGGGGAAAACGAGAAAGAGGATCGAAATCTTGCATTTCAACTTCTTTCCGATCCTAAAGAAATCGCGGAGCATAATATGCTGGTGGATTTACATCGAAACGATCTAGGAAGAGTCGCGAAATTCGGCACCGTGAAAATTAGGGATTCGTTCGCCTTAAAAAAATTCAGTCACGTTCAACATCTTTCCACCGAGATTTCGGGGATTCTTAGATCCGGAAAGGATATGTTCTCCGGATTGGCTTCTTCCTTCCCTACCGGAACTTTAAGCGGAGCCCCGAAAATGGAATCGATGCGGATTATAGAGAGAATCGAAAACGATCCTAGGGGACCGTACGGCGGGGCGGTCGGTCGCTTCGGTTTCGACGGAAACTGTTCCTTTTGCATTCCGATTCGGAGTTTCTTTAGGAATGGGGAAGAGGGATTGATTCGAGCATCGGGAGGCGTGGTCTACGATTCGGCTGCCGAGTCGGAGTATCAGGAAATTCTAAATAAGATGGGTGCGGTAATGAGAGCCGTCGAAGAGGTATCAAAATGA